The following proteins are encoded in a genomic region of alpha proteobacterium U9-1i:
- a CDS encoding leucyl-tRNA synthetase, whose translation MSRYNHRDVEPKWRDAWAKADVHRALSPDEAKGKKKAYVLEMFPYPSGRIHVGHSRNYTMGDVIARFRRSNGYNVLHPMGWDAFGLPAENAAMERGIHPKGWTYDNIAAMREQLKLLGLAIDWSRELATCDPSYYKHQQAMFLAFWEKGLVYRKKQKVNWDPVDMTVLANEQVVDGKGWRSGAPVETRELEQWMFKVTAYGDDLLDAIGKLDKWPDKVRLMQSNWIGKSQGAKIWWEIASFPPPLAGEVSPKATEGEATSIPPPASLRSATSPASGGGKHEPNHARDPIEVYTTRPDTLFGASFLALAPDHPLTKAIAAHNPAVADFVARAGQLGTSEADIEKAEKFGIDLGIRVKHPFDPNWELPVWAANFVLSSYGTGAIFGSPAGDQRDLDFANKYKLPFKPVVLPPGADAATHTITTEAFTDDGVIYNSKFLDGLSTRDAITRAIEELVKLGAGEATTQYRLRDWGVSRQRYWGCPIPAIHCESCGVVPAPKESLPITLPEDVTFDKNHPGNPLDRHPTWRNTTCPKCGGKGLRETDTLDTFVDSSWYFARFTDANNEAEPFDKKTAAYWLPVDQYVGGVEHAVLHLLYARFFTRAMRDCGFLEGVPNGEPFASLFTQGMVVHETYKSAAGAWLLPEETDVRDGKRVELKTGAPVDVGAIEKMSKSKKNVVDLDAFVSEFGADVARWFVLSDSPPERDVEWTAGGVEGAWRFVQRVWALVDGHGQAAPKAGEAAPVIEGDAHTLRQTAHRAIGHVTDAIEGFRFNSAVARCYELVNAIAKLKGDDPGSVYARGEALRILTQLVSPFMPHLAEECWERLGFAPFVATAAWPVADAALAASNTVTLPIQVNGKRRGEIVVDKGLASEAVEAAALANEDVKRFLEGQSVRKIIVVPDRIVNIVAG comes from the coding sequence ATGAGCCGGTACAATCATCGAGACGTAGAGCCGAAATGGCGCGACGCGTGGGCGAAAGCCGACGTGCATCGCGCGCTTTCGCCTGACGAAGCCAAAGGGAAGAAGAAGGCGTACGTCCTTGAGATGTTCCCCTATCCGTCGGGGCGCATCCATGTCGGCCATTCGCGCAATTACACGATGGGCGATGTCATCGCGCGGTTTCGCCGCTCGAACGGCTACAACGTTCTTCACCCGATGGGTTGGGACGCGTTCGGTTTGCCGGCGGAAAACGCGGCGATGGAGCGCGGCATCCATCCGAAGGGCTGGACCTACGACAACATCGCCGCGATGCGCGAGCAGCTGAAGCTGCTGGGCTTGGCGATCGATTGGTCACGCGAACTCGCGACCTGCGACCCTTCTTACTACAAGCACCAGCAAGCGATGTTCTTGGCCTTCTGGGAGAAGGGCCTCGTCTATCGCAAGAAGCAGAAGGTGAATTGGGATCCTGTCGACATGACCGTGCTCGCCAACGAGCAGGTCGTGGACGGCAAAGGCTGGCGCTCCGGCGCGCCGGTCGAAACGCGTGAGCTTGAACAATGGATGTTCAAGGTTACCGCCTATGGCGACGATTTGCTGGACGCGATCGGCAAGCTCGACAAATGGCCGGACAAAGTGCGGCTGATGCAGTCGAACTGGATCGGCAAAAGCCAAGGCGCGAAGATTTGGTGGGAGATCGCCTCCTTTCCTCCCCCGCTTGCGGGGGAGGTATCGCCGAAGGCGACGGAGGGGGAAGCAACGTCCATCCCCCCTCCGGCTTCGCTCCGCTCAGCCACCTCCCCCGCAAGCGGGGGAGGAAAACACGAACCGAACCACGCGCGCGATCCGATCGAGGTCTACACCACGAGGCCGGACACGTTGTTTGGCGCGAGCTTCTTGGCGTTGGCGCCCGATCATCCGCTGACGAAAGCGATCGCCGCGCACAATCCGGCGGTCGCCGATTTCGTCGCGCGCGCTGGTCAATTGGGCACCTCGGAAGCCGACATCGAGAAGGCCGAGAAATTCGGCATCGATCTCGGCATTCGCGTGAAACATCCGTTCGACCCGAACTGGGAATTGCCGGTTTGGGCGGCGAATTTCGTGCTGTCGAGCTACGGCACGGGTGCGATCTTCGGCTCGCCCGCCGGCGACCAGCGCGATCTAGACTTCGCGAACAAATACAAATTGCCGTTCAAGCCGGTGGTGCTGCCGCCTGGCGCGGACGCGGCCACGCACACGATCACGACCGAAGCGTTCACCGACGATGGCGTGATCTACAACTCGAAATTCCTTGATGGCCTCTCAACGCGCGACGCGATCACACGCGCCATCGAAGAACTCGTGAAGCTCGGCGCTGGCGAAGCGACGACGCAGTATCGCCTGCGCGATTGGGGCGTTTCACGTCAGCGTTATTGGGGCTGCCCAATTCCAGCGATCCATTGCGAAAGCTGCGGCGTCGTGCCGGCGCCGAAGGAGAGCCTGCCGATCACGCTCCCCGAGGACGTCACGTTCGACAAGAACCATCCCGGCAATCCGCTCGATCGCCATCCAACCTGGCGCAACACCACCTGCCCCAAATGCGGCGGCAAAGGTCTGCGCGAAACCGACACACTCGATACGTTCGTGGATTCGAGTTGGTATTTCGCCCGTTTCACAGACGCCAACAACGAAGCCGAGCCTTTCGACAAGAAAACTGCCGCCTATTGGCTGCCGGTCGATCAATATGTCGGCGGCGTCGAGCACGCAGTGCTTCACCTGCTCTACGCGCGCTTTTTCACCCGCGCGATGCGCGATTGCGGGTTCCTGGAAGGCGTCCCGAACGGCGAGCCATTCGCGAGCCTGTTCACGCAAGGCATGGTGGTTCACGAGACGTACAAATCTGCCGCCGGGGCATGGTTGTTGCCCGAAGAAACTGACGTTCGCGACGGCAAGCGCGTCGAGCTGAAAACCGGCGCGCCAGTCGATGTCGGCGCGATCGAGAAAATGTCGAAGTCGAAGAAGAACGTCGTCGATCTCGACGCGTTCGTCAGCGAGTTCGGCGCTGACGTTGCGCGTTGGTTTGTGCTGAGCGATTCACCGCCTGAGCGCGATGTGGAATGGACGGCCGGCGGCGTCGAAGGCGCGTGGCGGTTTGTGCAACGCGTTTGGGCGCTTGTTGATGGTCACGGCCAGGCGGCCCCGAAGGCCGGCGAAGCTGCGCCGGTTATCGAGGGCGACGCGCACACGCTCCGCCAAACTGCGCACCGCGCCATTGGCCACGTCACCGATGCGATCGAAGGCTTCCGCTTCAACAGCGCCGTCGCGCGCTGCTACGAGCTGGTTAACGCAATCGCCAAACTGAAGGGCGACGATCCGGGCAGCGTGTACGCGCGCGGCGAAGCGCTGCGCATCCTCACCCAGCTCGTCTCCCCTTTCATGCCGCACCTGGCGGAAGAGTGCTGGGAGCGGCTGGGCTTTGCACCTTTCGTCGCCACCGCGGCTTGGCCGGTGGCGGACGCGGCGCTCGCGGCGTCCAACACCGTCACGCTGCCGATCCAGGTGAACGGCAAGCGTCGCGGCGAGATCGTCGTGGACAAGGGCCTCGCCTCCGAGGCGGTCGAAGCCGCCGCGCTCGCCAATGAGGACGTGAAACGCTTCCTCGAAGGCCAGTCGGTCCGTAAGATCATTGTCGTTCCCGACCGGATCGTGAATATCGTCGCCGGGTGA
- a CDS encoding hypothetical protein (FIG00720420): protein MVLAGRSLVKAAIMLSAVLALSACSMFRGDDERQTGDSRADDNRRGGISLFGGGDRSEQETGGIGVNSYLWRASLDTLNFMPLASADPFGGIIITDWYSDPTTPTERFKATVYILDTRLRADALNVSIFRQQQSGGGWTDASVDPETEIQIENAILQRARQLRLAQIGN, encoded by the coding sequence ATGGTTTTGGCTGGGCGCTCGCTGGTGAAAGCCGCGATTATGCTTTCCGCGGTGCTGGCGCTTTCGGCCTGCTCAATGTTCCGTGGCGACGATGAGCGCCAGACGGGCGATTCGCGCGCGGACGACAATCGCCGTGGCGGCATCTCGCTGTTCGGCGGAGGCGACCGGAGCGAGCAAGAAACCGGCGGCATTGGCGTCAACTCGTACCTCTGGCGCGCGTCTCTCGACACATTGAACTTCATGCCGCTGGCTTCGGCCGATCCGTTTGGCGGCATCATCATCACCGATTGGTATTCCGACCCAACGACGCCGACCGAGCGTTTCAAGGCGACGGTGTACATTCTCGACACGCGCCTGCGCGCCGACGCGCTCAACGTCTCGATCTTCCGCCAACAGCAAAGCGGCGGCGGCTGGACAGACGCTTCGGTCGATCCGGAAACGGAGATTCAGATCGAAAACGCGATCCTGCAACGCGCACGTCAGCTTCGCCTCGCGCAGATCGGGAACTAG
- a CDS encoding thiamin-phosphate pyrophosphorylase: MEARAALASKGICSSMGDRQALARLAQRLNRDAGAPAIPPLFFFTDPARTPDPVAIAGQLPRGAAIVFRHFGATDRVRTARALARVARKRGLTLLIAADPALARRVGADGVHWPEKRLASPLRFGLTTASAHSPAAAARAAALGVDAIILGPVFPSRSPSAKRPLGAFHASQIARSAGPPVIALGGVSAKTARTLVGRGFAGCAAIEALA, translated from the coding sequence ATGGAGGCGCGAGCGGCGCTGGCGTCGAAAGGGATTTGTTCGTCCATGGGAGATCGTCAGGCACTAGCGAGACTGGCGCAGCGGCTCAACCGGGATGCGGGCGCGCCGGCGATTCCGCCGCTGTTTTTCTTCACCGACCCTGCTCGCACGCCTGATCCGGTCGCGATCGCCGGCCAACTCCCGCGCGGCGCAGCGATCGTGTTTCGACATTTTGGCGCGACCGATCGGGTGCGCACGGCCCGCGCGCTTGCCCGTGTCGCACGCAAACGTGGCCTGACGTTGCTGATTGCGGCGGACCCTGCTTTAGCGCGCCGTGTTGGCGCGGACGGCGTGCATTGGCCGGAAAAGCGCTTGGCGTCGCCGTTACGCTTCGGTCTCACCACGGCCTCTGCGCATTCACCGGCCGCCGCTGCGCGCGCGGCGGCGCTCGGTGTCGATGCCATCATTCTCGGGCCGGTCTTTCCAAGTCGAAGCCCATCCGCAAAGCGTCCGCTTGGCGCGTTCCACGCGAGCCAGATCGCGCGGTCCGCGGGGCCTCCCGTCATCGCCCTGGGCGGCGTCAGCGCGAAAACAGCGCGCACGCTTGTGGGGCGCGGGTTTGCGGGCTGCGCGGCGATCGAAGCTTTAGCTTAG
- a CDS encoding hypothetical protein YggS (proline synthase co-transcribed bacterial homolog PROSC): protein MAGRGAADVALVAVSKMQPDDRVEAMLSAGQRVFGENRVQEAQARWSARRALFPDLRVRLIGPLQSNKAADAFALFDAIETLDRPKLAAVLADLAQQRGRCPELLVQVNTGEEPQKAGVPPRDADAFIKSAREEFGLPIAGLMCIPPADEPPAMHFALLAKIAARNGLSALSMGMSEDFETAIRFGATHVRVGSALFGARN, encoded by the coding sequence GTGGCGGGACGCGGCGCCGCTGACGTGGCCTTGGTGGCCGTTTCGAAGATGCAGCCCGATGACCGCGTCGAGGCGATGCTCTCGGCCGGGCAGCGCGTGTTCGGTGAGAACCGCGTGCAGGAAGCGCAGGCGCGATGGAGCGCGCGCCGCGCGCTGTTTCCCGACTTGCGCGTGCGCCTGATCGGCCCGCTGCAAAGCAACAAGGCCGCGGATGCCTTCGCCTTGTTCGACGCGATTGAAACGCTTGATCGGCCGAAATTGGCTGCGGTCTTGGCTGATCTCGCCCAGCAGCGAGGCCGCTGTCCTGAGCTCCTCGTTCAGGTGAATACCGGCGAGGAGCCGCAGAAGGCCGGCGTGCCGCCGCGTGATGCGGACGCCTTCATCAAATCCGCGCGCGAAGAATTCGGCCTGCCGATCGCTGGGCTGATGTGCATTCCGCCCGCCGACGAACCGCCAGCGATGCACTTCGCGTTGCTGGCGAAGATCGCGGCTCGCAATGGCTTGTCGGCGCTGTCGATGGGCATGAGCGAGGACTTCGAAACCGCCATTCGGTTTGGCGCGACACACGTACGGGTCGGCTCGGCGCTTTTCGGAGCGCGGAACTAG
- a CDS encoding DNA-binding response regulator → MASRDTIILVIDDDRDLRETLVEQFDMEEGFAAVGAADAGQGLILANDARPAAIVLDVGLPDMDGIEACRRLREQGVRAPIILLTGAAREEKDQVDGLDAGANDYVLKPFKFSVLLARIRAHLRSHEASEDAVFSLGPYEFRPAMRVLVDTAQKKIRLTDKETSILRYLYRSGEKPVGREELLREVWGYNANVTTHTLETHIYRLRQKIEPDVQSPKLLITETGGYRLQG, encoded by the coding sequence ATGGCGTCGCGCGATACGATCATTCTTGTCATCGATGACGACCGCGATCTGCGGGAAACATTGGTTGAGCAATTCGACATGGAAGAGGGCTTCGCCGCGGTCGGCGCCGCTGACGCTGGGCAGGGCCTGATCCTCGCCAATGACGCGCGGCCGGCGGCGATCGTTTTGGACGTCGGCCTGCCAGACATGGATGGCATCGAAGCCTGTCGGCGTCTGCGCGAACAGGGCGTGCGCGCACCGATTATCTTGCTTACAGGCGCGGCGCGCGAGGAAAAGGATCAGGTCGACGGTCTCGACGCGGGCGCGAACGACTACGTTCTAAAGCCATTCAAGTTCTCGGTTTTGCTCGCCCGTATACGTGCTCATCTGCGCAGTCATGAAGCCAGCGAGGACGCGGTGTTCTCGCTTGGCCCATACGAGTTCCGTCCGGCGATGCGCGTGCTGGTTGACACCGCACAGAAGAAGATCCGCCTCACTGACAAGGAAACCTCGATCCTCCGCTACCTCTATCGCTCAGGCGAAAAGCCGGTTGGGCGCGAAGAATTGTTGCGGGAGGTGTGGGGCTACAACGCCAACGTCACCACTCACACGCTCGAAACGCACATCTACCGCTTGCGCCAGAAGATCGAGCCAGACGTGCAAAGCCCGAAGCTTCTGATCACCGAAACGGGCGGCTATCGCCTGCAAGGCTAA
- a CDS encoding transcriptional regulator, DeoR family produces the protein MRASRLLQMLILLQMRGRLSADALAREFEVSVRTIYRDIDHLSAAGVPVYAERGRAGGFALHDGYRTRLTGFTAGEADALLLAGAAGAAADLGLGQELAMAQLKLLASLPPDSGASAQRVSARFHLDTVAWYSRAEPPDILPALAAAVWRETRIRVRYESWKELVERDLEPLGLVLKAGLWYLVAGAGTGAPRTYRVSNVQALESLDTCFKRPTRFDLARHWKAWVRDFEARQISERALVKLSPVGLKLLRDISPASAHAVDSAHTPTTPKGWVKAEIPVENIDYSARHLLRLGADIEVLKPPALRAAIARESASVVRLYSKRTRA, from the coding sequence ATGCGCGCCAGCCGCCTCCTCCAAATGCTGATCCTATTGCAGATGCGCGGGCGCCTGAGCGCCGACGCCTTAGCGCGCGAGTTTGAAGTCTCCGTTCGCACAATCTATCGCGATATCGATCACCTCAGCGCGGCCGGTGTGCCGGTATATGCGGAGCGCGGGCGCGCGGGCGGTTTCGCACTCCATGACGGATATCGCACCCGCCTTACAGGCTTCACGGCTGGCGAGGCCGATGCGTTGTTGCTCGCCGGCGCCGCTGGGGCGGCCGCCGACCTTGGGCTCGGCCAAGAATTGGCGATGGCGCAGCTCAAACTGCTCGCAAGCTTGCCCCCGGATTCAGGCGCGAGCGCGCAACGTGTGTCGGCGCGCTTTCATCTCGATACGGTCGCCTGGTACAGCCGCGCCGAACCGCCGGACATTCTCCCAGCACTCGCTGCCGCAGTTTGGCGGGAAACACGCATTCGCGTGCGCTACGAGAGCTGGAAGGAGCTGGTGGAGCGCGACCTTGAGCCGCTCGGCTTGGTGCTGAAAGCTGGGCTTTGGTATCTTGTCGCCGGAGCCGGGACCGGTGCGCCGCGCACCTATCGCGTGTCGAACGTGCAGGCGCTTGAGTCACTCGATACGTGCTTCAAGCGACCCACACGCTTTGACCTTGCGCGGCATTGGAAGGCTTGGGTGAGAGACTTCGAGGCACGCCAGATCAGCGAGCGCGCGCTGGTGAAGCTCTCGCCCGTCGGCCTCAAATTGCTGCGTGACATCAGCCCAGCGTCTGCGCACGCGGTAGACAGCGCGCACACGCCGACGACGCCGAAGGGCTGGGTGAAGGCAGAAATCCCAGTCGAGAACATCGACTACTCCGCGCGGCATTTGCTCAGGCTTGGTGCGGACATAGAAGTTCTTAAACCGCCTGCGCTGCGGGCAGCGATTGCGCGAGAGTCAGCGAGCGTGGTGCGCCTCTATTCTAAGCGCACGCGTGCTTAG
- a CDS encoding hypothetical protein (phenylpropionate dioxygenase and related ring-hydroxylating dioxygenases, large terminal subunit) — protein MTTALLNDHELTERIFAHMANRGTDLGGEVWREPVANYQSADRLGAEIQRVLRRMPVPFCPSASLVEPGAYVSRDAAGVPIVAVRGEDGVVRAFQNVCRHRGMRVAGEQGCATKLVCAYHGWAYGLDGKLAFVPHEKEGFPGLDKSKHGLKQVHAVEHGGLVFITQEGEPDASVFEDIPVLIGADQHVYSGGVRETPANWKIVLEGFLEGYHIKSTHPESFLPYGFDNLNVVEHFGRNSRVIFPFQRIEKLRDVPPAERRVGGYLTKVHHVFPNALVIQLSSHTVMLVLEPNGVASTNTHAFLLTNKGRDEDALAAAKKDGAFVSQTGAEEDRAMVMAIQHGMQGDANEAFTFGRFEGAIVHFHKHMAAALA, from the coding sequence ATGACAACAGCGCTCCTAAATGATCATGAGCTGACCGAGCGCATCTTCGCGCACATGGCCAATCGCGGCACCGATCTCGGTGGCGAGGTGTGGCGCGAGCCCGTCGCGAATTACCAAAGCGCTGATCGGTTGGGCGCAGAGATTCAGCGCGTGCTCCGGCGAATGCCGGTCCCCTTCTGCCCAAGCGCATCGTTGGTCGAACCGGGCGCCTACGTTTCGCGAGACGCCGCCGGCGTTCCGATCGTGGCGGTGCGCGGTGAGGACGGCGTGGTTCGTGCGTTTCAGAATGTCTGCCGCCATCGCGGCATGCGCGTCGCTGGCGAGCAAGGTTGCGCGACCAAGCTGGTTTGCGCCTATCACGGCTGGGCCTACGGCCTCGATGGCAAGCTCGCGTTCGTGCCGCATGAGAAGGAAGGCTTTCCCGGGCTCGACAAATCAAAGCACGGACTGAAACAGGTGCATGCCGTCGAGCATGGCGGGTTGGTTTTCATCACCCAGGAAGGCGAGCCGGACGCAAGCGTGTTCGAGGACATCCCTGTGCTCATCGGCGCCGACCAACACGTCTATTCAGGCGGCGTGCGCGAGACCCCGGCAAACTGGAAGATCGTGCTCGAGGGATTTCTCGAAGGCTATCACATCAAATCGACGCATCCCGAAAGTTTCCTCCCGTACGGCTTCGACAATCTCAACGTGGTCGAACATTTCGGCCGCAACTCGCGTGTCATCTTTCCGTTTCAGCGCATAGAAAAGCTCCGCGACGTGCCGCCCGCCGAGCGCCGCGTCGGCGGCTACCTCACGAAGGTGCACCACGTATTCCCGAATGCACTCGTCATCCAATTATCGAGCCATACGGTGATGTTGGTGCTGGAGCCCAATGGCGTGGCGAGCACCAATACGCACGCGTTTCTGCTCACCAATAAAGGCCGCGATGAGGATGCCTTGGCGGCGGCGAAGAAGGACGGCGCATTCGTGAGCCAGACGGGCGCCGAGGAAGATCGCGCCATGGTGATGGCGATCCAGCATGGCATGCAGGGCGACGCCAACGAGGCGTTCACCTTCGGCCGTTTCGAAGGCGCGATCGTTCACTTCCACAAGCACATGGCGGCCGCCTTGGCTTGA
- a CDS encoding dihydrofolate reductase, with protein MRKIIGGMHVSLDGCIQGPNGEQDWVEAWDDPYDLASEVDTCLLGGGMYPGYEQYWTAVITRPNEALPFSGKKPSPEEIEWGAFAQRTPHIVLSTSLNAAAWKNTSFVRDLESVWALKARVGKPIYAIGGAALVSTLINAGLLDELRLIVHPVVLGGGKALFGGVHDRHWLDTADTRAMASGDVSIVLRRREAAL; from the coding sequence ATGCGCAAGATTATTGGCGGGATGCACGTTTCCCTCGACGGCTGCATCCAGGGGCCAAATGGTGAGCAGGATTGGGTCGAGGCCTGGGATGATCCTTACGATCTCGCCAGCGAGGTGGATACATGCCTGCTCGGCGGCGGGATGTATCCGGGTTACGAACAATACTGGACGGCAGTGATCACGCGACCCAACGAGGCGCTTCCCTTCTCTGGGAAAAAGCCCTCGCCCGAAGAGATCGAATGGGGCGCCTTTGCCCAGCGCACGCCACATATCGTTCTTTCAACATCGCTTAATGCGGCGGCGTGGAAAAACACCAGCTTCGTCCGCGATCTCGAGTCGGTGTGGGCGCTAAAGGCGCGCGTGGGCAAACCGATCTACGCGATTGGCGGCGCCGCGCTCGTCTCAACGCTGATCAACGCCGGCTTGCTCGATGAGCTGCGGCTGATCGTGCATCCGGTGGTGCTCGGCGGTGGAAAGGCGCTGTTCGGGGGTGTGCATGATCGGCATTGGCTCGACACCGCAGACACACGGGCAATGGCGTCTGGGGACGTAAGCATCGTGCTGCGCCGCAGGGAGGCTGCCTTGTGA
- a CDS encoding glutathione S-transferase yields the protein MITLTAFRSVPPFVQGLVRDLRVRWALEEAGLPYKQNLLALGDHKAPSYRALQPFGQVPVIEDGTLTLFETGAIVLHIADKSSALLPSNLEARERAKAWVFAALNSLEPAVANLALIDLFHANDEWAKLRRPGAEEFTKMRLNEIGDWIGDKNYLEGDAFTAGDLMTATVLRILRHTQLVTSHPVLGPYLQRCEARPAFQRALSAQMAVFAQNAA from the coding sequence ATGATCACGCTCACCGCATTCCGCAGTGTGCCGCCATTCGTTCAAGGCCTCGTCCGCGATCTTCGTGTTCGGTGGGCGCTTGAGGAAGCAGGCCTCCCTTATAAGCAAAACCTCTTGGCGCTGGGCGATCACAAGGCGCCTTCTTATCGCGCGCTACAGCCGTTCGGCCAGGTGCCTGTCATCGAGGACGGCACGCTGACCCTGTTTGAAACGGGCGCAATCGTGCTGCATATCGCTGACAAGAGTTCCGCGCTGCTGCCGAGCAATTTGGAAGCGCGTGAGCGCGCGAAGGCGTGGGTGTTCGCGGCGCTAAACTCGCTTGAACCAGCGGTTGCGAATTTGGCGCTCATCGACTTGTTTCACGCGAACGACGAATGGGCGAAACTCAGACGCCCAGGCGCGGAAGAATTCACCAAAATGCGTCTCAATGAGATCGGCGACTGGATCGGCGATAAGAACTACCTTGAGGGCGACGCATTCACCGCCGGCGATCTCATGACGGCGACAGTTTTGCGCATCTTGCGTCACACCCAACTCGTGACCAGCCACCCCGTGCTCGGCCCGTACCTGCAACGCTGTGAGGCGCGGCCAGCCTTCCAACGCGCGCTCAGCGCGCAGATGGCGGTGTTCGCGCAGAACGCCGCCTAG
- a CDS encoding glutathione S-transferase-related transmembrane protein, with translation MTTQTNERLELSITRTFNAPASAVWEIWAKREHMIRWWGPKDFDTTHLDVDFRVGGAYRACIYNDNYGGENWMSGHFVELVPNERIVMTFKWDRQDDAAGVETLITVTFSEQDGKTTQTFHQTPFLNVESRDSHIGGWTSFIEKEQAYVERLAKGDIA, from the coding sequence ATGACGACGCAAACTAATGAGCGCTTGGAGCTCTCGATCACGCGCACCTTCAACGCGCCGGCTTCGGCCGTGTGGGAGATCTGGGCCAAGCGCGAGCACATGATCCGTTGGTGGGGGCCGAAGGATTTCGACACGACGCACCTTGATGTCGATTTCCGAGTCGGCGGCGCCTACCGCGCTTGCATCTACAACGACAATTACGGCGGCGAGAATTGGATGAGCGGACACTTCGTCGAGCTTGTCCCGAACGAACGCATCGTGATGACGTTCAAATGGGATCGCCAAGACGATGCCGCCGGCGTCGAAACGCTGATTACCGTCACGTTCAGCGAACAGGACGGAAAGACCACACAGACGTTCCATCAGACGCCGTTTCTCAACGTCGAAAGCCGCGACAGCCACATCGGCGGCTGGACGAGCTTCATTGAAAAAGAGCAGGCCTATGTCGAGCGCCTCGCCAAAGGAGACATCGCATGA
- a CDS encoding transcriptional regulator of ArsR family — protein MQTEAQLDRVFAALADPTRRAILARLALGDATVNDIAAPIPISLPSVSKHLKVLEGAGLISRGRDAQWRPCRLEAKALKDVDDWLGRYRRHWEGSFDKMESYLAELATTKKEPNDDDAN, from the coding sequence ATGCAGACCGAAGCTCAACTCGATCGTGTCTTCGCGGCGCTCGCCGACCCCACGCGCCGGGCGATCCTCGCCCGGCTGGCGCTCGGCGACGCCACGGTGAACGACATTGCCGCCCCCATCCCCATCAGCCTCCCGAGCGTCTCCAAGCACCTCAAAGTGCTCGAAGGCGCCGGCCTCATCTCGCGTGGCCGCGACGCCCAATGGCGGCCGTGCCGGCTTGAGGCAAAGGCGCTGAAGGACGTGGACGACTGGCTCGGCCGCTATCGCCGCCACTGGGAGGGCAGCTTCGACAAGATGGAATCCTACCTCGCCGAACTCGCGACCACGAAGAAAGAACCGAACGATGACGACGCAAACTAA